One segment of Humidesulfovibrio mexicanus DNA contains the following:
- a CDS encoding HesA/MoeB/ThiF family protein: MRSTADCVAQLNARILETARSRRLPDGRELSVLGFYAAKELARSLPRGAQRGTSGQPGRPRGRALAQVERAALALGVWPERYLRNFDTYSAAEQLRLAESRAVLIGLGGLGGHVLELLARAGVGAVRAADGDEFEPSNLNRQLYATRHSLGGYKAAAAAARLGLVNPAVAFEPVADYVDEAGMAELSADAQVCLDALGGLAGRAELARAADQAGIALVTAAVSGQSGLVATVLPGGKSPAEFFGSGAGAEESQGTPAPAVAVAASLMAGEALNILCGRPAALAGKLLAFDLADMRFETFSL; this comes from the coding sequence ATGAGGAGCACAGCTGATTGCGTCGCGCAGCTCAATGCGCGCATTCTTGAGACGGCGCGGTCCAGGCGCCTGCCAGACGGCCGCGAATTGTCCGTGCTGGGGTTTTATGCGGCCAAGGAACTTGCGCGCAGCCTGCCCAGGGGGGCGCAGCGCGGCACGAGCGGCCAGCCGGGCAGACCGCGTGGCCGAGCCCTGGCCCAAGTGGAGCGCGCGGCGCTGGCCCTGGGCGTGTGGCCGGAGCGCTACCTGCGCAATTTCGACACCTACAGCGCGGCCGAGCAGCTGCGCCTGGCGGAGTCGCGCGCGGTGCTCATCGGGCTTGGCGGGCTGGGCGGCCACGTGCTGGAACTGCTGGCCCGGGCCGGAGTGGGGGCCGTGCGCGCCGCCGATGGCGACGAATTCGAGCCCTCGAACCTGAACCGCCAGTTGTACGCCACGCGGCACAGCCTGGGCGGCTACAAGGCGGCCGCCGCCGCGGCGCGGCTTGGGCTGGTGAACCCGGCCGTGGCGTTCGAGCCTGTGGCGGATTACGTGGACGAGGCGGGCATGGCGGAGCTGTCGGCCGATGCGCAGGTCTGCCTCGACGCACTGGGCGGGCTTGCGGGCAGGGCCGAGCTGGCGCGCGCCGCCGACCAGGCTGGCATTGCGTTGGTGACGGCGGCGGTGTCCGGGCAGTCTGGCCTGGTGGCCACGGTGTTGCCCGGAGGCAAAAGCCCGGCGGAGTTCTTCGGGTCCGGCGCGGGGGCGGAGGAGTCCCAGGGCACACCAGCCCCGGCGGTGGCCGTTGCGGCCTCGCTCATGGCGGGAGAGGCGCTGAACATTCTGTGCGGACGCCCCGCTGCGCTGGCGGGTAAGCTCCTCGCCTTCGACCTTGCGGACATGCGCTTCGAGACGTTTTCGCTCTAG
- a CDS encoding GAF and HD-GYP domain-containing protein, with protein MDRKPYDIVREILKVIEELNTLKDVDAILDKVLEEARAMTMADAGSIFLVEGEALRFRYVHNDTLFTATEASRQIYTDYSLPINDKSIVGYAAMTGEIVNIPDAYSLGGDEPYSFNKNLDQETGYRTRSMLTLPLKTFQNKIVGVMQLINAKDREGQPEPFSEYALQYAPLFANSASVTIERGIMTREIMLRMMKMAEMRDPKETGAHVLRVGAYSAEVYQQWAKRKGVDDLTIKRRKDTLRLAAMLHDVGKVGIADAILKKPGRLTPEEFALMKWHSIYGAALFANTTSELDQLCREIALRHHERWDGTGYPGRLPDDLSQVRELCVAPLSGEDIPIAARITALADVYDALISTRAYKDAWPEDKVIEEILRSRGTQFDPEVVDAFMEIQDVIRAIRAKYQED; from the coding sequence ATGGACAGAAAACCATACGACATCGTCCGCGAGATCCTCAAGGTCATCGAGGAGCTGAACACCCTCAAGGACGTGGACGCCATTCTGGACAAGGTGCTGGAGGAGGCGCGCGCCATGACCATGGCCGATGCCGGGTCCATCTTCCTGGTGGAGGGCGAGGCGTTGCGGTTCCGCTACGTGCACAACGACACCCTGTTCACCGCCACCGAGGCCAGCCGCCAAATTTATACCGACTACAGCCTTCCGATCAATGACAAGTCCATCGTGGGCTACGCGGCCATGACGGGAGAAATCGTCAACATCCCGGACGCCTACAGCCTGGGCGGAGACGAGCCTTACAGCTTCAACAAGAACTTGGACCAGGAGACCGGCTATCGCACCCGCTCCATGCTGACCCTGCCCCTCAAGACCTTCCAGAACAAGATCGTGGGGGTCATGCAGCTCATCAACGCCAAGGACCGCGAAGGCCAGCCCGAGCCCTTCAGCGAATACGCCCTGCAGTACGCGCCGCTCTTCGCCAACTCCGCCTCGGTGACCATAGAGCGCGGCATCATGACGCGCGAGATCATGCTGCGCATGATGAAGATGGCCGAGATGCGCGACCCCAAGGAAACCGGGGCGCACGTGCTGCGCGTGGGGGCCTACAGCGCGGAGGTATACCAGCAGTGGGCCAAGCGCAAGGGCGTGGACGACCTGACCATTAAACGGCGCAAGGACACCCTGCGTCTGGCCGCCATGCTGCACGACGTGGGCAAGGTGGGCATCGCCGACGCCATTCTGAAAAAGCCCGGCCGCCTCACGCCGGAAGAATTCGCGCTCATGAAGTGGCACTCCATCTACGGGGCCGCGCTCTTCGCCAACACCACCTCGGAACTGGACCAGCTCTGCCGCGAGATTGCCCTGCGCCACCACGAGCGCTGGGACGGCACGGGCTACCCCGGCCGCCTGCCCGACGACCTGTCCCAGGTGCGGGAGCTGTGCGTGGCGCCGCTCTCCGGCGAGGACATCCCCATCGCCGCGCGCATAACCGCCCTGGCCGACGTGTACGACGCGCTCATCTCCACCCGCGCCTACAAGGACGCCTGGCCCGAAGACAAAGTCATTGAGGAGATTCTGCGCAGCCGGGGCACCCAGTTCGATCCCGAGGTGGTGGACGCTTTCATGGAAATCCAGGACGTCATCCGCGCCATTCGCGCCAAGTACCAGGAAGACTAG
- a CDS encoding phosphoribosylanthranilate isomerase translates to MSRRTELIQAAGAVSVGEALMLARCGVSYVGLPLRLPVHRPDVTDEEARAIVAALAGSGAQAVLITYLSDAEEALALCRYLGVSGLQLHGNMPLAHAARLRAAAPELFVIKSLVIGTAPEADILAQAQAHAPLVDAFLTDTFDPASGASGATGKVHDWAVSARLARALPRPLILAGGLDADNVAEAIRTVQPGGVDAHTGLEDTQGRKDEALLRRFVTQARAAFAALGAAGLAKDCDSA, encoded by the coding sequence ATGTCAAGGCGAACAGAACTGATCCAGGCTGCGGGGGCCGTTTCCGTGGGCGAGGCCCTCATGCTGGCGCGTTGCGGCGTGAGTTACGTCGGCCTGCCCCTGCGTCTGCCCGTGCACCGGCCCGACGTGACGGACGAGGAAGCCCGCGCCATCGTGGCGGCCCTGGCCGGTTCAGGGGCCCAGGCCGTGCTCATCACCTATCTTTCCGACGCCGAGGAGGCGCTCGCCCTGTGTCGGTATTTGGGCGTTTCCGGCCTGCAGCTGCACGGAAACATGCCCCTTGCCCATGCGGCCCGGCTGCGCGCCGCCGCGCCGGAGCTGTTCGTCATCAAGAGCCTGGTGATCGGGACCGCTCCCGAGGCCGACATCCTCGCCCAGGCCCAGGCCCACGCCCCTCTAGTGGACGCCTTTCTCACCGACACCTTTGACCCGGCCAGCGGGGCCAGCGGCGCCACGGGCAAGGTCCATGACTGGGCCGTGAGCGCGCGCCTGGCCCGCGCCCTGCCCCGGCCCCTTATCCTGGCCGGGGGGCTTGACGCGGACAACGTGGCCGAGGCCATCCGCACAGTCCAACCCGGTGGAGTAGACGCCCATACCGGCCTGGAGGATACGCAGGGCCGCAAGGACGAGGCCCTTTTGCGGCGTTTTGTGACCCAGGCGCGGGCCGCGTTCGCCGCGCTTGGGGCGGCGGGGCTTGCCAAAGATTGCGATTCGGCGTAG
- the infA gene encoding translation initiation factor IF-1, translated as MSKEEAIEVEGVIQEALPNAMFRVELQNGHSILGHISGKMRKHYIRILPGDKVKVELSPYDLTRGRITFRLR; from the coding sequence ATGTCCAAAGAAGAAGCCATTGAGGTTGAGGGCGTCATCCAGGAAGCCCTGCCCAACGCCATGTTCCGCGTCGAGTTGCAGAACGGGCACAGCATCCTGGGCCACATTTCCGGGAAGATGCGCAAGCACTATATCCGCATCCTGCCCGGCGACAAGGTCAAGGTGGAGCTTTCCCCCTACGACCTGACCCGCGGCCGCATCACCTTCCGCTTGCGTTAA
- a CDS encoding cold shock domain-containing protein, with translation MRRLRGVVSYFDERKGFGFITDEAGRDVFVHYAEIQREGFQTLAPGEAVLFDLAEGGNALRAVNVELRDEKARRG, from the coding sequence ATGCGGCGGTTGCGGGGCGTGGTGAGCTATTTCGACGAGCGCAAGGGCTTTGGGTTCATCACCGACGAGGCCGGGCGCGACGTGTTCGTGCACTATGCGGAGATTCAGCGCGAGGGCTTCCAGACGCTGGCGCCGGGCGAGGCCGTGCTGTTCGATTTGGCCGAGGGCGGCAACGCCCTGCGCGCGGTGAATGTGGAGCTGCGCGACGAGAAGGCGCGGCGGGGGTAG
- a CDS encoding DUF3644 domain-containing protein — protein MRRPLCKKFLDKSYAAIIGAIEIYNKPNAFYREEAFAILSVNAWELLLKAKILKDNNNNKKSICEYKSRSTKRGEKTKRQYLCPNRAGNPKTISILNCISVIAKTPSSLDKEIVDNVNALIEIRDNATHCVNTNPILVKQIFEISCACIKNFILLAKKWFSQDFSNSISLVVPLAFIDGSKEVESITVSPDESRLIKYLQHIAKENGSTDSEYSVAIRLDIKYEKSSLASATKVISSKDPDAIKIELTEEDFKRIYPWDYGELLTRLKNRYIDFKQNRKFYDTKRPLMNNPQLVQPRYLDPDNHNGTKKDFYSPNIMSKFDPYYKRAEEATSLPINLQDNQ, from the coding sequence ATGAGACGGCCATTATGTAAAAAATTCCTAGATAAATCATATGCAGCGATTATAGGTGCAATCGAGATTTACAACAAGCCGAACGCTTTTTACAGAGAAGAAGCGTTTGCCATACTGTCAGTTAATGCATGGGAACTATTGCTAAAAGCAAAAATACTCAAAGATAACAACAATAATAAAAAATCAATCTGCGAGTACAAGAGTAGAAGCACCAAAAGAGGTGAAAAGACTAAAAGGCAGTACCTCTGCCCAAATAGGGCTGGAAATCCGAAGACGATTTCTATTCTAAACTGCATATCAGTAATTGCAAAAACACCTTCAAGCTTGGATAAAGAAATAGTAGACAATGTTAACGCCTTAATCGAAATCAGAGATAACGCCACACATTGCGTAAATACAAACCCAATTCTCGTAAAACAAATTTTCGAAATATCTTGCGCTTGTATTAAAAACTTCATTCTTCTTGCGAAAAAATGGTTTAGCCAGGATTTCTCAAACTCCATCTCACTGGTTGTCCCACTAGCATTTATCGATGGGAGCAAAGAAGTGGAATCAATCACGGTAAGCCCTGACGAGAGCAGGCTTATCAAGTATCTTCAACATATTGCAAAAGAGAATGGATCCACCGACAGCGAATACTCCGTCGCGATACGCCTTGATATAAAATATGAGAAATCGAGCTTAGCTAGTGCAACAAAAGTCATCTCATCAAAAGACCCAGATGCAATCAAAATCGAGCTAACTGAAGAAGACTTTAAACGCATCTACCCCTGGGATTACGGAGAATTGCTCACTCGACTCAAGAATAGATATATTGACTTTAAGCAAAACAGAAAATTTTACGACACTAAACGTCCGCTCATGAATAATCCTCAGCTTGTCCAGCCAAGGTACCTTGATCCAGACAATCACAATGGCACCAAAAAAGACTTTTATAGCCCCAATATTATGTCAAAATTCGACCCCTACTACAAACGAGCAGAAGAAGCCACTAGCTTGCCGATAAACCTTCAAGATAATCAATAA
- a CDS encoding YccF domain-containing protein, with product MRLLGNLIWFVFGGLAMGLGWFVVGLCMFASILGIPWGRACFMLGLFCLWPFGREVVIRSAVTGQQDIGTGTLGALGNLIWFLVAGWWLFLGHFISALLCFITIIGIPFGAQHMKLAGASLAPIGKTVVEVG from the coding sequence GTGCGGCTTCTGGGCAATCTCATCTGGTTCGTGTTTGGCGGGCTCGCCATGGGCCTGGGCTGGTTCGTGGTCGGGCTGTGCATGTTCGCCTCGATCCTCGGCATCCCCTGGGGGCGGGCCTGCTTCATGCTGGGCCTGTTCTGCCTGTGGCCCTTCGGGCGGGAGGTGGTCATCCGCAGCGCCGTCACCGGGCAGCAGGACATCGGCACAGGCACGCTGGGCGCGTTGGGCAACCTCATCTGGTTCCTGGTGGCGGGCTGGTGGCTGTTCTTGGGGCACTTCATCTCGGCGCTGCTCTGCTTCATCACCATCATCGGCATCCCCTTCGGCGCGCAGCACATGAAGCTGGCCGGGGCCAGCCTAGCGCCCATTGGGAAGACGGTGGTGGAGGTGGGGTAA
- the lpxB gene encoding lipid-A-disaccharide synthase encodes MSSPPSISFRDPSGPLWISAGEASGDIHAASLLGALRELEPGLCAVGMGGPALYKAGCQVRFPMRLISLVGLTEVLSGLPRILRLLGEVKRALMELRPRAIVLIDCPDFHFRVARMAETLGIPVYYYVSPQVWAWRSGRVEFLRRFTRRVLCILPFEKDFYAARGMDVDYVGHPLMDQMPLAELDALHPDPNQLGILPGSRRKEISALLPEFARAALLLRRQLPGLTLALARAPGVDENFLRLFLPPELPVRVLPPEDRYRVMRTSRALLAASGTVTLEAALIGTPTVVAYKLSALSFAIGKAVVQVKYASLPNLIMGREIFPEMLQGKARGDLLAARLLPWMADGDALASAREDLAGLRALVGGPGAAHRAAAIVLDDLRTLGESPATTA; translated from the coding sequence ATGAGCAGTCCCCCCTCCATCTCCTTCCGCGACCCCTCCGGCCCCCTGTGGATCAGCGCGGGCGAGGCCTCCGGAGACATCCACGCCGCCAGCCTGCTTGGCGCCCTGCGCGAGTTGGAGCCCGGCCTCTGCGCCGTGGGCATGGGCGGTCCGGCGCTCTACAAGGCCGGGTGCCAGGTGCGCTTTCCCATGCGCCTCATCTCGCTGGTGGGCTTGACCGAGGTGCTTTCCGGCCTGCCGCGCATCCTGCGCCTGCTGGGCGAGGTCAAGCGCGCCCTCATGGAGCTGCGGCCCAGGGCCATCGTGCTCATCGACTGCCCGGACTTCCACTTCCGCGTGGCCCGCATGGCCGAAACACTCGGCATTCCGGTATACTACTACGTCAGCCCGCAGGTGTGGGCATGGCGCTCCGGCCGGGTGGAATTCCTGCGCCGGTTCACGCGCCGCGTGCTGTGCATCCTGCCGTTCGAGAAGGACTTCTACGCTGCGCGCGGCATGGACGTGGATTACGTGGGCCACCCGCTCATGGACCAGATGCCTCTTGCCGAATTGGACGCCCTGCACCCGGACCCCAACCAGCTGGGCATCCTGCCCGGCAGTCGGCGCAAGGAAATCAGCGCGCTGCTGCCGGAGTTCGCCCGCGCGGCGCTGCTGCTGCGCCGCCAGCTGCCCGGCCTGACCCTGGCCCTGGCCCGCGCGCCGGGCGTGGATGAGAACTTCCTGCGGCTGTTCCTGCCGCCGGAGCTGCCCGTGCGCGTCCTGCCGCCGGAGGACCGCTACCGCGTCATGCGCACCAGCCGGGCGCTTCTGGCCGCCAGCGGCACGGTGACGCTTGAAGCCGCGCTCATCGGCACGCCCACGGTGGTGGCGTACAAGCTTTCGGCCTTAAGCTTCGCCATCGGCAAGGCCGTGGTGCAGGTCAAATACGCCAGCCTGCCCAACCTCATCATGGGCCGCGAAATTTTCCCCGAAATGCTGCAGGGCAAGGCGCGCGGCGACCTGCTGGCGGCGCGCCTGCTGCCCTGGATGGCCGACGGCGACGCCCTGGCCAGCGCACGCGAGGACCTGGCCGGACTGCGCGCGCTGGTGGGCGGCCCCGGCGCGGCGCACCGCGCGGCGGCCATCGTGCTGGACGACCTGCGGACCCTGGGCGAATCGCCCGCAACAACGGCATAA
- a CDS encoding Gfo/Idh/MocA family protein — MRKVGVIGLGSMGKIHLRNYCEMPDVQVLGVMDVAQANLDEAKSRFGVAGFADLDEFLKLDLDAVSISVPTVLHFEVGMKVIERGVALLLEKPLAATAAQGSQLVAAARAKGVPLMVGHIERFNPAILKLKELAGEGLVSVDIERVGPFPARIQDVGVIRDLGSHDLDLLRFLSGADFESVDAVFSTTLAPHEDSAFIGARMKNGVLGHITTNWLTPARSRSIRVACKDRYFVADLIAQQVREYGPFDPVAKTYTVKEHPVMPREQMREELTAFLAAVRGERPLPISGEDGLCVLAAIEKIFAGGGTV, encoded by the coding sequence ATGCGGAAAGTCGGCGTCATCGGCCTTGGCTCAATGGGCAAGATCCACCTGCGCAACTACTGCGAAATGCCGGATGTCCAGGTGCTGGGCGTCATGGACGTGGCGCAGGCCAACCTTGACGAGGCCAAGAGCCGTTTTGGCGTGGCCGGGTTCGCCGACCTGGACGAGTTCTTGAAGCTCGACCTGGACGCGGTGAGCATAAGCGTGCCCACGGTGCTGCATTTCGAGGTGGGCATGAAGGTCATCGAGCGGGGCGTGGCCCTGCTGCTGGAGAAGCCGTTGGCGGCAACCGCGGCTCAGGGCAGTCAACTGGTGGCCGCGGCCCGCGCCAAGGGCGTGCCCCTCATGGTGGGCCACATAGAGCGCTTCAACCCCGCCATCCTCAAGCTCAAGGAACTGGCGGGCGAGGGGCTTGTCTCGGTGGACATCGAGCGTGTGGGCCCGTTCCCGGCGCGCATCCAGGACGTGGGCGTCATCCGCGACCTGGGCTCCCACGACTTGGACCTGCTGCGCTTCCTCTCCGGCGCGGACTTCGAGAGCGTGGACGCGGTGTTCTCCACCACCTTGGCCCCGCACGAGGACAGCGCCTTTATCGGCGCGCGCATGAAAAACGGCGTGCTCGGACACATCACCACCAACTGGCTCACCCCGGCGCGCTCCCGCAGCATCCGCGTGGCCTGCAAGGACCGCTATTTCGTGGCCGACCTCATCGCCCAGCAGGTGCGCGAGTACGGCCCCTTCGACCCCGTGGCCAAGACCTACACGGTGAAGGAGCATCCGGTGATGCCGCGCGAGCAGATGCGCGAGGAGCTTACCGCGTTTCTTGCCGCTGTGCGCGGCGAACGGCCCCTGCCCATAAGCGGCGAGGACGGCCTGTGCGTGCTTGCGGCCATCGAGAAGATCTTCGCCGGGGGCGGGACGGTCTAG
- a CDS encoding tetratricopeptide repeat protein encodes MAFMDKVGSQESVLKGMDRTNRLIWRSTAHTFFLLVLLVLWRKGRKREFAFSLAAFIFVALLSVPLLIAARKYFWNSNYLLVGTYVCLNLFTSVLLIKRFKLDEDFSTYDNVESLLNRKQCAAAFGVALLVLSGVFFGAAEYCTECTARHYSEGRRLYGQGDYVGAALQFSESLGYASVISKKAAELEALLWLGTAQRKFGQLDAALENLERVRLRSMNDTGKFRREEVLALRQMAQCQSAKGNHGLALALMQRSMWTEYASDSRFRTPAAYALLGKLQLEADAAKASVESFTQAVQLATGEENRLLRAQALVLMGIAHQKMDDAASSRLAYEQALELYSQLGETAKAGRIEEALYGGRPLAVSE; translated from the coding sequence ATGGCCTTCATGGACAAGGTCGGCTCCCAGGAGTCCGTGCTGAAGGGCATGGACCGGACGAACCGGTTGATCTGGCGATCAACGGCGCATACGTTTTTTCTTCTTGTGCTCCTGGTTTTGTGGCGCAAGGGAAGGAAGCGGGAGTTCGCCTTCTCCCTTGCGGCCTTCATTTTTGTGGCCCTTCTCTCCGTGCCGCTGCTCATCGCGGCCAGGAAATACTTCTGGAATAGCAATTATCTTCTCGTCGGGACATATGTCTGCCTGAATCTCTTCACGTCCGTGCTCCTCATAAAACGCTTCAAGCTGGACGAGGACTTTTCGACATATGACAACGTGGAATCCCTCTTGAACAGGAAACAGTGTGCGGCGGCTTTTGGCGTTGCGCTGCTGGTCCTGTCCGGGGTTTTCTTCGGGGCCGCCGAATACTGTACCGAATGTACCGCGCGGCATTACAGTGAAGGCCGGCGGCTGTACGGGCAGGGCGACTACGTCGGCGCCGCACTGCAATTCAGCGAAAGTCTCGGCTACGCCTCCGTCATTTCAAAAAAGGCCGCAGAGCTTGAGGCCTTGCTTTGGCTGGGCACCGCGCAACGCAAGTTCGGCCAGCTTGATGCGGCTTTGGAGAACCTTGAGCGGGTGCGGCTGCGTTCCATGAACGACACCGGCAAATTCAGGCGTGAGGAGGTGCTCGCGCTCCGCCAGATGGCGCAGTGCCAGAGCGCAAAAGGCAATCACGGCCTCGCGCTTGCGCTCATGCAGCGGTCCATGTGGACGGAATATGCATCCGATTCGCGCTTCAGAACCCCGGCTGCATATGCCTTGCTCGGCAAGCTGCAACTGGAGGCCGATGCCGCAAAGGCGTCCGTGGAGAGCTTTACCCAAGCGGTGCAATTGGCGACAGGGGAGGAGAACAGGCTGTTGCGGGCTCAGGCTCTTGTCCTTATGGGCATTGCCCATCAGAAGATGGACGATGCGGCGTCCTCTCGCCTGGCGTATGAGCAGGCCCTGGAGCTGTATTCGCAACTGGGCGAGACCGCCAAGGCCGGGCGCATTGAGGAAGCCTTGTACGGGGGCAGGCCGCTTGCCGTTTCGGAGTGA
- a CDS encoding BON domain-containing protein yields MRSLRLALLICLAALCAGGCASLPMLAALDVMNAAELGKTGYDMAAGLNSRKTLNMDHSPDAQAEARLRAALDRQGGTLRWATAQVSQGQAYVVGSYADRQELERARRATAKIKGVDQVTLCLFPVGSGQGRAVSDGEMRDNILRLSGVRTPDVRVHVVEGNAVLIGRVRTRDEEEQLLESARIAGASSVQNHVRLFAAR; encoded by the coding sequence GTGCGATCGCTCAGGCTTGCGCTCCTCATCTGCCTCGCCGCGCTCTGCGCCGGAGGCTGCGCCTCGCTGCCCATGCTGGCCGCACTGGACGTGATGAACGCCGCCGAGTTGGGCAAGACCGGGTATGACATGGCCGCAGGGCTCAATTCCCGCAAGACGCTGAACATGGACCACAGCCCGGACGCCCAGGCAGAGGCCCGGCTGCGCGCCGCGCTGGACAGGCAGGGCGGCACCCTGCGCTGGGCCACCGCGCAGGTGTCGCAGGGCCAGGCCTATGTCGTGGGCTCCTACGCCGACAGGCAGGAGCTGGAGCGCGCCCGCCGGGCCACCGCGAAGATCAAGGGCGTGGACCAGGTGACCCTGTGCCTGTTCCCGGTTGGCAGCGGCCAGGGGCGGGCCGTCAGCGACGGCGAGATGCGCGACAACATCCTCAGGCTCTCCGGGGTGCGCACGCCGGACGTTCGCGTGCATGTTGTGGAAGGCAACGCCGTGCTCATCGGCCGGGTGCGGACCAGAGACGAAGAAGAGCAGCTCCTCGAAAGCGCGCGCATCGCCGGGGCATCCAGCGTGCAGAACCACGTGCGGCTCTTCGCCGCGCGGTAA
- a CDS encoding ArnT family glycosyltransferase, which yields MQRMWELMRRWPLAALAVLTALQTAGALSARALWFSDEVRYADAYAELLRGHWLVLNLNGVAYPDKPPLYFWLLRALDAVTGVGDPAVFFLGAAVSGFLVLWAVLLWAKALRLQDDAGLMAGMVLLCTLFFAGLLHYSRMDMLFAALITASQAAFCAAFRTGNEAQRGRAAALAMLLAALATLTKGPLGLLFPIVTTLLFLSWRGRAREFFRKDMLPGLAVLLAVVFSWVAAAYVVEGPGFLRKIFYEQIFQRATKTFHHAEPWYFYLVAFPPCWLPWMLAPVALPLRRLVSAAFWRGLAQGRKNASPEADARAWLWISAASGLVLLSLLSGKVVVYILPQLPPLALLLALALRDGSLPWRRLWLATAALFLVLAAAASQGARFLPAPVAPDGGLPGAYAVAGGFAACAAGVFLLRRQEPRHVLLALALLMPAWVQPAARTLSPALDAIMSPKPQALVLQQYAKLGYTPLSHDIYQGIYSYYLGGVIRETWAFDMLDKAVAEEDVVLVIKKKRWDAWTERPAQVTKVFEQWMAGQTYYVAVSRRDGTPPPPPDACGPAE from the coding sequence ATGCAGCGCATGTGGGAGCTGATGCGGCGCTGGCCCCTGGCCGCCCTGGCGGTGCTTACCGCCTTGCAGACCGCGGGCGCGCTTTCCGCCCGGGCCCTGTGGTTCTCCGACGAGGTGCGCTACGCCGACGCCTACGCTGAACTGCTGCGCGGGCACTGGCTGGTGCTGAACCTGAACGGCGTGGCCTACCCGGACAAGCCGCCCCTGTACTTCTGGCTGTTGCGCGCCCTGGACGCCGTGACCGGCGTGGGCGACCCGGCGGTGTTCTTCCTGGGCGCGGCGGTAAGCGGCTTTCTTGTGCTCTGGGCCGTGCTTTTGTGGGCCAAGGCCTTGCGCCTGCAGGACGACGCGGGCCTGATGGCCGGGATGGTGCTGCTCTGCACGCTCTTCTTCGCCGGGTTGCTGCACTACTCGCGCATGGACATGCTCTTCGCGGCGCTGATCACCGCCTCCCAGGCGGCCTTCTGCGCGGCCTTCCGGACCGGAAACGAGGCGCAGCGCGGCCGCGCGGCCGCCCTGGCCATGCTGCTCGCCGCGCTGGCCACCCTCACCAAGGGGCCGCTGGGTCTGCTGTTCCCCATTGTGACCACGCTGCTCTTTTTGTCCTGGCGCGGCCGCGCGCGGGAGTTCTTCCGCAAGGACATGCTGCCGGGCCTGGCCGTGCTGCTGGCCGTGGTCTTTTCCTGGGTCGCGGCGGCCTACGTCGTGGAGGGGCCGGGCTTTCTGCGCAAGATCTTCTATGAGCAGATTTTCCAGCGCGCCACCAAGACCTTCCACCACGCCGAGCCCTGGTATTTCTATCTGGTGGCCTTTCCGCCCTGCTGGCTGCCCTGGATGCTTGCGCCCGTGGCCCTGCCGCTGCGGCGGCTTGTTTCCGCCGCGTTCTGGCGCGGCCTGGCCCAGGGGCGCAAGAACGCCTCCCCAGAGGCCGACGCCCGCGCCTGGCTGTGGATTTCCGCGGCAAGCGGCCTGGTGCTGCTGTCCCTGCTGAGCGGCAAGGTGGTGGTGTACATACTGCCGCAACTGCCGCCGCTGGCCCTGCTGCTGGCGCTGGCCCTGCGCGACGGCTCCCTGCCCTGGCGCAGGCTGTGGCTGGCCACGGCCGCGCTGTTCCTGGTCCTGGCGGCCGCGGCCAGCCAGGGGGCGCGCTTCCTGCCCGCACCCGTGGCCCCGGACGGCGGCCTGCCCGGCGCGTACGCCGTGGCCGGAGGCTTCGCGGCCTGCGCGGCCGGGGTGTTCCTTCTGCGCAGGCAGGAGCCCCGCCACGTGCTGCTGGCCCTGGCCCTGCTCATGCCCGCGTGGGTGCAGCCCGCCGCCCGCACCCTGTCCCCGGCCCTGGACGCCATCATGAGCCCGAAGCCGCAGGCGCTCGTCCTGCAGCAGTATGCCAAGCTGGGCTACACGCCCCTGTCGCACGACATCTACCAGGGCATCTATTCCTACTATCTGGGCGGCGTCATCCGCGAGACCTGGGCCTTCGACATGCTGGACAAGGCCGTGGCCGAGGAGGACGTGGTGCTGGTGATCAAGAAGAAAAGATGGGACGCCTGGACTGAACGCCCGGCCCAGGTGACCAAAGTGTTCGAGCAATGGATGGCCGGGCAGACGTATTATGTGGCCGTGAGCCGCAGGGACGGCACCCCGCCGCCCCCGCCCGACGCCTGCGGCCCGGCAGAGTGA